The Erythrobacter sp. Alg231-14 genome has a segment encoding these proteins:
- a CDS encoding alpha/beta fold hydrolase has translation MPSVIFPGPEGRLEGRFSPPPRPRAPVAMILHPHPEGGGTMNDRIVQRMYKTFADRGFAVLRFNFRGVGRSQGSFDSGIGELSDAASALDWVQSIHPEAQTTWVAGYSFGALIGMQLLMRRPEVRGFISIAPPANMYDFSFLAPCPASGIFVQGAADTVVQPSAVQKLVDKLRTQKHITIHHDEIPRANHFFENETEEMMASVDNYLDFRLSPDCPIK, from the coding sequence ATGCCATCAGTCATCTTCCCCGGTCCAGAAGGCCGCCTCGAAGGTCGTTTCTCCCCTCCACCGCGTCCGCGCGCACCGGTTGCGATGATCCTACACCCGCATCCCGAAGGCGGCGGAACCATGAACGATCGCATCGTTCAACGGATGTACAAAACATTCGCGGATCGCGGTTTTGCCGTTTTGCGTTTCAACTTTCGCGGCGTCGGACGCAGCCAAGGCAGCTTTGACAGCGGCATTGGCGAATTGTCGGATGCGGCCAGCGCGCTTGATTGGGTGCAAAGCATCCACCCAGAGGCGCAAACTACTTGGGTTGCGGGCTATTCCTTTGGCGCGTTGATCGGCATGCAATTGTTGATGCGCCGCCCCGAAGTGCGCGGCTTTATCTCCATCGCGCCGCCCGCCAACATGTACGACTTCAGCTTCCTCGCACCCTGCCCCGCCAGCGGCATCTTTGTGCAAGGCGCAGCGGACACCGTGGTTCAGCCAAGCGCTGTTCAAAAGCTGGTCGACAAATTGCGCACGCAAAAACACATCACGATCCATCATGATGAAATCCCGCGCGCCAACCACTTCTTCGAAAACGAAACCGAAGAAATGATGGCGTCGGTCGACAATTATTTGGATTTCCGTCTGTCACCGGATTGCCCGATTAAGTGA
- a CDS encoding DUF3597 family protein: protein MGIFSSISNAIFGSDEEEAAAPEAAAAPAAAPKRDAISGVDVEQRIGSIPGSDKLNWKTSIVDLMKLVQIDPSYANRKELAQELGNADYSGTAEDNIALHKAVMNKIAAAGGIVPADLKD from the coding sequence GTGGGAATTTTTAGCTCAATCTCGAACGCAATCTTTGGTTCGGACGAAGAAGAAGCAGCGGCACCAGAAGCTGCAGCAGCACCAGCAGCAGCGCCAAAGCGCGATGCAATCAGCGGTGTTGATGTTGAACAACGCATCGGCAGCATCCCTGGTTCTGACAAACTCAACTGGAAGACATCGATTGTCGACCTGATGAAACTGGTTCAGATCGATCCCAGCTACGCCAACCGCAAGGAATTGGCTCAGGAACTCGGCAATGCGGATTACTCCGGAACAGCGGAAGACAACATCGCGCTTCACAAGGCGGTGATGAACAAAATCGCAGCCGCCGGCGGCATCGTTCCCGCCGATCTGAAGGACTGA
- a CDS encoding DUF885 domain-containing protein: MKNLTRRQALSGLGGASALALMPGCMNVRGADGQPGQPGASATGMMGPDAKLDDIAYKMLAHEPGRATGLGVDTGAYADWRGTFGAAGQGGREEYRATLTQLLDDARSYPKEGLTPDQLTGFEVVESAYSKALEGMALPYGDVAVGSWRNAPYLVIQNVGGYIDFPRHFGATQPLRDAQDVEYYLGRLNEVSDVLDGETDRIAEARGMGVVPPDFLLDKTIAQMEANIADAANNGGAYVGPLLASDLAPATTASRQALGLVNTRLIPALQRQLEELQAQRAVATSNAGIWAQPEGEAWYSWSTSASTTTSLSPDEIHEQGLDELATLHGRMDPILRDIGYTQGTVGERMQALGNDPRYKFAEGDPGREEIFAFIDERIEWIKAQMPRAFNQLVNPNMEVRRIPINEEAGAPGAYGGAGSKDGSIPGRFWINLRSTDLHRKYDLPDLTFHESIPGHVWEGEYSNRLPLIRSILAFGAFSEGWALYGEQLADELGAYDDFAVGRLGYLQSLAFRACRLVVDTGLHSKRWTRAQANAFFVERNGSKPEEVAGEVDRYCSWPGQACSYKIGHSEIVRQRARAEAEMGSAYDFKAFNTAVILGGNAPLDVVGKTVDRYIAGA, from the coding sequence ATGAAAAACCTTACGCGCCGTCAGGCCCTATCCGGGCTTGGCGGCGCGTCTGCTTTGGCGCTTATGCCGGGATGCATGAATGTGCGCGGGGCCGATGGCCAACCGGGCCAGCCCGGCGCATCGGCAACCGGCATGATGGGCCCCGATGCCAAGCTGGATGACATTGCCTACAAAATGCTCGCGCATGAACCGGGGCGCGCGACGGGACTTGGTGTGGACACCGGTGCCTATGCCGATTGGCGCGGGACATTCGGCGCCGCCGGCCAAGGCGGGCGTGAAGAATATCGCGCCACTCTGACGCAATTGTTGGACGATGCGCGGTCTTATCCCAAAGAGGGTTTGACGCCGGATCAATTGACCGGGTTCGAAGTCGTGGAAAGCGCCTATTCCAAAGCACTCGAAGGGATGGCTTTACCCTATGGCGATGTCGCCGTGGGCAGCTGGCGCAACGCCCCTTATCTCGTGATTCAAAATGTCGGCGGTTACATCGATTTCCCGCGTCATTTCGGCGCGACACAGCCGCTGCGAGATGCGCAAGATGTCGAATATTACCTTGGTCGATTGAACGAGGTGAGCGACGTTTTGGACGGGGAAACCGATCGCATTGCCGAAGCGCGCGGAATGGGCGTGGTACCGCCCGATTTCCTATTGGACAAAACCATCGCTCAAATGGAGGCCAACATCGCGGACGCCGCGAACAATGGCGGCGCCTATGTGGGACCGCTATTGGCCTCAGATTTGGCCCCGGCCACGACCGCATCGCGTCAGGCATTGGGCCTTGTGAACACGCGTTTGATCCCGGCTCTCCAACGACAATTGGAAGAATTGCAAGCGCAACGGGCCGTCGCCACGTCAAACGCCGGTATTTGGGCGCAGCCCGAAGGGGAAGCGTGGTATTCATGGTCCACCAGCGCATCAACCACGACATCACTCAGCCCGGATGAAATCCACGAACAAGGGTTGGATGAATTGGCCACATTGCATGGCCGGATGGATCCAATCCTGCGCGATATCGGCTACACCCAAGGCACCGTTGGCGAACGAATGCAGGCCTTGGGCAACGACCCACGTTACAAATTTGCCGAGGGCGATCCGGGCCGCGAAGAAATCTTTGCGTTTATTGATGAGCGGATCGAATGGATCAAAGCGCAAATGCCGCGTGCGTTCAACCAATTGGTCAATCCCAATATGGAAGTCCGCCGTATCCCGATCAACGAAGAGGCTGGCGCGCCCGGCGCCTATGGTGGCGCGGGCAGCAAGGATGGAAGCATACCCGGCCGGTTCTGGATAAACCTGCGGTCCACCGACCTGCATCGCAAATATGACCTGCCGGATCTCACATTCCATGAAAGCATCCCGGGCCATGTTTGGGAGGGCGAGTATTCCAACCGCCTGCCATTGATCCGTTCCATTCTGGCGTTCGGCGCTTTCAGCGAAGGTTGGGCGTTGTACGGGGAACAGCTTGCCGATGAATTGGGCGCCTACGATGATTTTGCAGTCGGTCGGCTCGGCTACCTGCAAAGCCTTGCCTTCCGTGCATGCAGGTTGGTTGTCGACACCGGGCTGCACTCCAAACGCTGGACCCGAGCACAAGCCAACGCCTTTTTTGTCGAACGCAACGGGTCAAAACCCGAAGAAGTCGCGGGCGAGGTGGACCGGTATTGCAGTTGGCCCGGTCAGGCGTGCTCTTACAAAATCGGCCATTCCGAAATCGTCCGGCAACGCGCGCGGGCCGAAGCGGAAATGGGGTCAGCCTACGATTTCAAGGCGTTCAACACCGCCGTCATTCTGGGCGGGAACGCACCGTTGGATGTGGTTGGAAAAACGGTCGATCGTTACATCGCGGGAGCATAA
- a CDS encoding FAD-dependent oxidoreductase: MEQIGPDLETMKRVPLAQAHVDAIAQIGTECTYPAGHIVAEIGKVMDTFVYVIDGELEVVNPYDGERLLESGLGPTQFLGEIGFLNRATNYLKIRAAVDTKVIEAPREGVLELMNRIPELSDHIITVFAARRAKQFELSNGSVKVIGADRDPQVQAVERFLSRNRIPFQSYDMDARDEETNTLCDMAGHEPSVILGTDTKLEDPTPRKVAQFLNLDLDICARRDFDVLIVGGGPAGVAAAVYAGSEGLDAIVVEDMAIGGQAGTSSRIENYMGFPTGISGTDLTYRGQIQAMKFGTTFAMPRRVEKLTRRDDGTYCALLDGGQAGTDEICAKAVLVSTGVQYRRLPLEKLRELEGAGIFYSATEMEARFCSQTEAVVIGGGNSAGQAAMYLSRSAAHVHLVVRSDSLAASMSSYLSRRLEADPRVTIHYNTTVTQLHGEDWLNAVTFTKPDGESRIDTRALFIMIGAAPNTEWLSGLVEVDDKGFVLTGASVGRESPFETGTDGIFAVGDVRSGSVKRVASAVGEGSVVVSRIWTYLDELADHT; encoded by the coding sequence GTGGAACAAATCGGCCCCGACCTCGAAACAATGAAGCGCGTGCCTTTGGCACAGGCCCATGTCGATGCCATCGCGCAGATTGGCACAGAGTGCACGTATCCGGCCGGTCACATCGTCGCAGAAATCGGCAAAGTGATGGACACGTTCGTCTATGTCATCGACGGTGAATTGGAGGTCGTGAACCCGTATGACGGCGAACGCTTGCTGGAATCCGGCCTTGGCCCGACGCAGTTTTTGGGGGAGATCGGCTTTCTCAATCGCGCCACCAATTACCTCAAAATTCGGGCGGCGGTGGACACCAAAGTGATCGAGGCTCCGCGCGAAGGCGTGTTGGAATTGATGAACCGCATTCCGGAATTGTCGGACCATATCATCACAGTGTTCGCGGCACGGCGCGCCAAACAATTTGAACTCAGCAACGGATCGGTCAAAGTCATAGGTGCGGATCGCGATCCTCAGGTTCAGGCCGTCGAACGGTTTCTGTCGCGCAACCGCATTCCCTTTCAAAGCTACGACATGGATGCGCGCGATGAAGAGACAAACACATTGTGCGATATGGCTGGGCACGAACCCAGCGTCATCCTTGGCACCGATACGAAATTGGAGGATCCGACCCCGCGCAAAGTGGCGCAATTCCTCAACCTTGATCTCGACATTTGCGCGCGCCGCGATTTTGATGTCTTGATTGTCGGCGGCGGTCCGGCGGGCGTCGCGGCGGCGGTCTATGCAGGCAGCGAAGGTTTGGACGCGATCGTCGTCGAAGACATGGCCATTGGCGGTCAAGCGGGCACATCCAGCCGCATTGAAAACTACATGGGTTTCCCAACCGGGATCAGCGGCACCGACTTAACCTATCGCGGCCAAATCCAAGCGATGAAATTCGGCACAACATTCGCAATGCCCAGGCGGGTGGAAAAGCTAACTCGGCGCGACGACGGCACCTACTGCGCATTGTTAGATGGCGGTCAGGCGGGAACGGACGAAATCTGCGCAAAGGCCGTTTTGGTCAGCACGGGGGTGCAATACCGGCGATTGCCGCTTGAAAAACTGCGCGAGCTCGAAGGCGCTGGTATCTTCTATTCCGCCACAGAAATGGAAGCCCGTTTTTGTTCACAGACCGAGGCGGTCGTCATCGGCGGCGGCAATTCCGCCGGTCAGGCCGCGATGTACCTATCGCGCAGCGCAGCGCATGTGCATTTGGTCGTCCGCTCAGACAGTTTGGCGGCATCCATGTCGAGCTACCTTTCCCGCCGATTGGAAGCCGACCCAAGGGTCACGATCCATTACAACACCACGGTTACCCAATTGCACGGCGAAGATTGGTTGAACGCGGTCACATTCACAAAGCCCGATGGCGAAAGTCGGATCGACACCCGTGCATTGTTCATCATGATCGGCGCAGCCCCCAACACCGAATGGTTGTCGGGATTGGTCGAGGTTGACGATAAAGGCTTTGTCCTAACCGGCGCATCGGTGGGCCGGGAAAGCCCGTTTGAAACGGGAACGGACGGCATTTTCGCGGTGGGTGATGTGCGATCCGGCTCAGTAAAACGCGTGGCCAGCGCCGTGGGAGAAGGATCGGTCGTAGTAAGCCGTATTTGGACATATCTGGATGAATTGGCGGATCACACTTGA
- a CDS encoding cysteine desulfurase family protein: MSDRPQVGRIYLDHAATSPLRPEARAAMEQGFALWANPSSPHAEGRKAKQALEDARDRIKRALDWDGELIFTSGASEALAIALRYAKVERKVASAVEHDAVYADGAETFDYIMPLGERGVVGRGEIYEAAGAVGTGPNDDLPSTLIFMQHVNSETGAVFDLDGFRRIANNFEKTQILSDCSQSAGKIALPNAHMAVVSAHKLGGPIGVGALLVRDYAALNPMGGHERGYRRGTENVPGAMGFAAALEAGEWHTTSEQREQFFAEFGDARLNFRDQSDYIAALSHPSISAQALLIRLDAMGFAVSAGSACSSGTLKKSRVLDAFGVSDDVAARTIRVSLGWSTTQDELEQFAGAWRSLT; this comes from the coding sequence TTGTCGGATAGACCACAAGTGGGACGGATTTACCTCGATCACGCGGCGACTTCTCCGCTGCGTCCAGAAGCGCGCGCGGCGATGGAGCAAGGCTTTGCTCTATGGGCAAACCCGTCCAGCCCGCATGCCGAAGGGCGCAAGGCGAAGCAGGCACTTGAGGATGCGCGCGACCGGATCAAGCGGGCGCTGGATTGGGACGGCGAGCTGATTTTTACCAGCGGCGCGAGCGAAGCGCTGGCGATTGCTCTGCGATACGCGAAGGTTGAGCGCAAAGTAGCAAGCGCGGTCGAACATGATGCGGTCTATGCGGACGGGGCCGAAACGTTCGACTATATCATGCCGCTTGGCGAGCGCGGCGTCGTTGGACGCGGCGAAATTTATGAGGCTGCGGGCGCAGTAGGGACCGGTCCCAATGACGATCTCCCGTCCACTTTGATTTTTATGCAGCACGTCAATTCGGAAACGGGCGCGGTTTTCGACCTTGATGGATTTCGGCGCATCGCCAACAATTTCGAGAAAACTCAGATCCTATCCGATTGTTCGCAAAGCGCGGGGAAGATCGCGTTGCCAAACGCCCATATGGCGGTGGTATCGGCGCACAAATTGGGCGGGCCGATTGGTGTTGGCGCGTTGTTGGTGCGCGATTATGCGGCGCTCAATCCGATGGGTGGGCATGAACGCGGATATCGCCGGGGGACGGAAAATGTGCCCGGTGCGATGGGGTTTGCCGCCGCGCTGGAAGCGGGCGAATGGCACACGACTTCTGAGCAGCGGGAGCAGTTCTTTGCCGAATTTGGCGACGCGCGGCTGAACTTTCGGGATCAGAGCGATTATATTGCTGCCTTGTCACACCCCAGCATCAGCGCGCAGGCGCTCCTCATCCGCCTAGACGCAATGGGGTTTGCGGTGTCGGCGGGCAGCGCATGTTCCTCCGGCACGCTTAAGAAAAGCCGCGTTCTCGATGCCTTCGGCGTGTCCGATGACGTGGCCGCGCGCACGATCCGGGTTAGCCTCGGCTGGAGCACCACGCAGGACGAGTTGGAGCAATTCGCCGGGGCGTGGAGGTCGCTCACGTGA
- a CDS encoding aminotransferase class V-fold PLP-dependent enzyme produces the protein MIYLDYQATTPLAPEARDAMLRHLDGPDGTGFGNPHSPHKFGRQAAAAIELARERVAALFPSGGQVIFTGGATEALNLAIRGSGGSGAVAFSAIEHSAVGDTARDGSGHHVLAVDEYGVCDPSQDLPKDTRMIAVMQVNNEIGVVQPSADWHRRAKEAGALFCVDAVQAYGKVAVAEADLIAVSAHKLHGPKGVGALWVRDGIDLKQQQTGGGQEAGLRSGTLSPALIAGFGAAAHIAADRMEQDAEHAAQLWHRMRTLFERWELNGSADARWHGNLNIRKEGLDVSRLMSECRTIMFSAGSACASGSGRPSHVLKAIGLTDAQAKSSIRLGWGRYTTMDDIEKAAGIIVAAAKEQDQWG, from the coding sequence GTGATCTACCTCGATTACCAAGCGACCACGCCGCTCGCACCCGAAGCGCGCGATGCGATGTTGCGGCATTTGGATGGGCCGGATGGCACCGGTTTTGGCAATCCGCACAGCCCGCACAAATTCGGGCGTCAGGCGGCGGCCGCCATTGAACTGGCGCGCGAGCGGGTGGCGGCGTTGTTCCCATCTGGCGGGCAAGTGATCTTCACCGGCGGCGCGACCGAAGCGCTCAATCTGGCAATCCGCGGCAGCGGGGGATCGGGCGCCGTCGCGTTCAGCGCCATCGAACACTCCGCCGTCGGCGATACAGCCCGCGATGGGAGTGGGCATCATGTTCTTGCCGTGGACGAGTATGGCGTTTGCGATCCTTCACAAGACCTTCCCAAAGACACCCGCATGATCGCGGTTATGCAGGTGAACAATGAGATCGGCGTGGTCCAACCCAGCGCGGATTGGCACCGCCGCGCGAAAGAGGCGGGCGCTCTATTCTGTGTTGATGCGGTGCAGGCTTATGGCAAAGTCGCGGTTGCAGAGGCCGATTTGATCGCGGTCAGCGCGCACAAACTCCACGGGCCCAAAGGCGTTGGCGCATTGTGGGTGCGCGACGGGATTGATCTCAAACAGCAGCAAACCGGCGGCGGGCAAGAGGCGGGCCTGCGATCGGGCACTTTGTCGCCTGCATTGATCGCCGGCTTCGGCGCGGCGGCACACATTGCCGCAGATCGCATGGAGCAGGATGCAGAACACGCCGCGCAATTGTGGCACCGCATGCGCACCTTGTTTGAAAGGTGGGAATTGAACGGCAGCGCGGACGCGCGTTGGCACGGCAATCTCAACATTCGCAAAGAGGGCCTCGACGTATCGCGCCTTATGTCGGAGTGTCGCACAATAATGTTTTCCGCCGGCAGCGCGTGCGCCAGCGGATCGGGACGGCCCAGCCATGTGTTGAAAGCCATCGGTCTTACCGATGCTCAGGCGAAATCCTCTATCCGGTTGGGATGGGGACGGTATACGACCATGGACGACATCGAAAAAGCCGCCGGCATCATCGTCGCCGCGGCTAAGGAGCAGGATCAGTGGGGCTAA
- a CDS encoding DUF4349 domain-containing protein codes for MKYRTILGTAAVAAATISLAACSEAPNQTADFSNEAYDAGVALESGQDDVDGSAIPELAAIGVTMPQLAYTYDYRWRMPADKIGPLQRRHATLCEQQGTAACQILGMSKSGEEADDVRGVLEMAIASRQARAFGALLEDEAQDSGAEPISAEIASEELSKQIVDTEARLRARTQLRDRLMEVLATRNGTVEELVEAERSVARVNEEIDQARSWLTAMEGRVAFSRITVRYETGMPITNDFLTPVQGALGQIGSILGYIAAFIILFSSIVFPIGLVVWGVIAVQRRLAAGKAPETSIESAA; via the coding sequence ATGAAATATCGGACCATTTTGGGCACCGCCGCCGTTGCAGCCGCCACAATTTCCCTTGCCGCGTGCAGCGAAGCACCCAATCAAACCGCTGATTTTTCGAACGAAGCATATGACGCAGGCGTTGCCCTCGAATCTGGTCAGGACGACGTGGACGGATCTGCGATCCCGGAACTGGCCGCAATTGGCGTGACCATGCCTCAACTCGCCTACACTTATGACTATCGCTGGCGCATGCCGGCCGACAAAATCGGACCCTTGCAACGCCGCCACGCCACATTGTGCGAACAACAAGGCACGGCCGCTTGCCAGATTTTGGGCATGAGCAAATCCGGAGAAGAGGCCGATGATGTGCGCGGCGTTTTGGAAATGGCCATCGCCAGTCGACAAGCTCGTGCCTTTGGCGCTTTGTTGGAGGACGAAGCGCAAGATTCCGGCGCCGAGCCAATCTCAGCCGAGATCGCATCCGAGGAATTGTCCAAACAGATCGTCGACACCGAGGCTCGTCTTCGGGCACGCACGCAATTGCGGGATCGATTGATGGAGGTGTTGGCCACGCGTAACGGTACGGTCGAAGAATTGGTCGAAGCCGAACGCAGCGTCGCCCGCGTCAATGAAGAGATTGACCAAGCGCGCAGCTGGCTCACCGCAATGGAAGGGCGCGTCGCATTCAGTCGGATCACAGTACGGTATGAAACGGGGATGCCCATCACCAACGATTTCCTGACGCCGGTTCAAGGGGCATTGGGACAGATCGGATCGATCCTTGGTTACATTGCGGCTTTCATCATCCTATTCAGCTCAATCGTCTTCCCTATCGGATTGGTTGTTTGGGGCGTAATCGCTGTGCAACGCCGATTGGCGGCCGGCAAAGCGCCTGAAACGTCGATTGAATCAGCGGCCTAA
- a CDS encoding ion transporter translates to MTLQNRAKALVESSGFERFIISVIVINAIGLGVETSPGAMAVVGGVVSWLDTVALTIFVIELAIKLFAYRLAFFKSGWNIFDLIIVGSAFAPSGAQFSVLRALRILRALRLVSVVPSMRKVIVGLFSAIPSIATVIIMLLLLFYISAVMATRLFGEAFPEWFGNLGASLYSLFQIMTLESWSMGIVRPVMEEFPFAWAFFVPFILLTSFIVLNLFIGVIVNAMAEATEDDAHSEREMIIEQLKGLREEVAALRNDRGGDAR, encoded by the coding sequence GTGACCTTACAAAACCGGGCCAAGGCCCTTGTCGAATCCAGCGGGTTCGAACGTTTCATTATTTCCGTGATTGTAATCAACGCGATCGGGTTGGGGGTGGAAACATCCCCGGGCGCGATGGCGGTTGTTGGCGGAGTTGTTTCCTGGCTGGATACGGTCGCGCTGACGATTTTTGTCATCGAGCTGGCCATCAAATTGTTCGCCTATCGATTGGCGTTCTTCAAAAGCGGATGGAACATTTTTGATCTGATCATCGTGGGATCAGCCTTTGCCCCGTCGGGCGCGCAATTCTCCGTCTTGCGGGCTTTGCGCATTTTGCGCGCCTTGCGATTGGTGTCCGTGGTGCCCAGCATGCGCAAAGTGATCGTGGGATTGTTCAGCGCCATACCCAGCATCGCAACCGTGATCATCATGCTGCTTTTGCTGTTTTATATCAGCGCGGTGATGGCAACGCGCTTGTTCGGCGAAGCGTTTCCCGAATGGTTCGGCAATCTGGGGGCGTCGCTTTATTCCTTGTTCCAGATTATGACTTTGGAAAGCTGGTCAATGGGCATTGTCCGCCCAGTGATGGAGGAATTCCCCTTTGCGTGGGCGTTTTTCGTGCCGTTCATCCTGCTGACCAGCTTTATCGTGCTCAACCTGTTCATTGGTGTGATCGTCAACGCCATGGCCGAAGCGACAGAGGATGACGCGCACAGCGAACGCGAAATGATCATCGAACAGCTAAAGGGCCTGCGCGAAGAGGTTGCGGCGTTAAGGAATGATCGTGGAGGGGATGCCCGGTAA
- a CDS encoding TonB family protein, translating into MSYVNTTNRTNPVAVLGALGVPGAFGVLLVLGLAIKVVTPPIDDDLEGYQYTAIDIDPIVEPEVVPEVEPTTQTTQPDPRILPPPPRPDTGFEFSESASTPISTLPTLGDDFGIGSEPVDFGTVIPAGPPAIDPIAASPRGNASGWITNDDYRTSWINRDYSGVAAFSLSIDARGRVTNCSITNSTGHDVLDRATCRLLQRRARFNPALDSAGEPVAGTFASSVNWQIPE; encoded by the coding sequence ATGAGCTATGTTAACACAACAAACCGGACCAATCCGGTCGCCGTTCTTGGGGCGCTTGGCGTTCCTGGCGCGTTTGGAGTGCTGCTGGTTTTGGGACTGGCGATCAAAGTGGTCACCCCGCCTATCGACGACGACCTCGAAGGCTACCAATACACCGCCATTGATATTGATCCCATCGTCGAGCCCGAAGTTGTACCGGAGGTCGAACCAACCACCCAAACCACACAGCCAGACCCCAGGATACTGCCCCCACCCCCACGCCCGGACACGGGTTTTGAATTCTCAGAAAGCGCCAGCACCCCGATCAGCACCCTCCCGACACTTGGTGACGATTTTGGCATCGGTTCAGAACCGGTGGATTTTGGCACCGTCATTCCGGCGGGACCCCCAGCCATTGACCCCATCGCCGCGTCTCCGCGCGGCAATGCCAGCGGTTGGATCACCAATGACGATTACCGCACCAGTTGGATCAATCGCGACTATTCGGGTGTCGCGGCATTCAGCCTTTCGATTGATGCACGTGGCCGTGTGACCAATTGTTCGATCACAAACTCAACCGGCCATGATGTGTTGGATCGGGCGACGTGCCGTCTGCTGCAACGTCGGGCGCGGTTCAATCCGGCCTTAGACAGCGCCGGCGAACCGGTCGCAGGCACCTTTGCCAGCTCGGTAAACTGGCAAATCCCAGAATAA
- a CDS encoding 2Fe-2S iron-sulfur cluster-binding protein, whose protein sequence is MGLNVTFIEQGGKRVTASADAGDNLLRVGQAAGLPLEGTCEGQMACSTCHVIVAAEWFDRLTEASEEEEDMLDFAADARRTSRLSCQIDLTDDMDGLTVSIPSQSSDARRM, encoded by the coding sequence GTGGGGCTAAACGTCACCTTTATCGAACAAGGCGGCAAACGCGTGACCGCCAGCGCCGACGCAGGGGACAATCTGCTTCGGGTTGGACAGGCGGCTGGCCTCCCGCTTGAGGGCACATGCGAGGGCCAAATGGCGTGTTCGACATGCCATGTGATCGTCGCGGCGGAATGGTTCGACCGACTGACAGAGGCGAGTGAGGAAGAAGAAGACATGCTGGACTTCGCGGCCGATGCGCGCCGCACCAGTCGCCTATCGTGTCAGATTGATCTGACCGATGACATGGACGGCTTGACCGTCAGCATCCCTTCGCAAAGCAGCGATGCGAGACGGATGTAA